In Papaver somniferum cultivar HN1 chromosome 1, ASM357369v1, whole genome shotgun sequence, a genomic segment contains:
- the LOC113282092 gene encoding uncharacterized protein LOC113282092, protein MAKKRRAEEYYEEEDTKSEIDSQEQEAKLEEDLVKLLEQISKQQLIEIIRSVSSENKKFTEEIHKLATEALKEQTKMTACILASPPEEPQQQMMIVKRNSSREDKVQRKIFVECIWYQGSEFSF, encoded by the exons ATGGCGAAGAAACGAAGAGCAGAAGAATACTATGAAGAAGAAGACACAAAATCAGAAATAGATTCACAAGAACAAGAAGCAAAATTAGAAGAAGATTTGGTTAAACTTCTTGAACAAATTAGTAAACAACAATTAATCGAAATCATTCGTTCAGTTtcatcagaaaacaagaaatttacTGAAGAAATTCATAAACTAGCTACTGAAGCCTTAAAAGAACAAACAAAAATGACTGCTTGTATTTTAGCTTCTCCTCCTGAAGAACCTCAGCAGCAaatgatgattgtgaagagaaatTCATCTCGAGAGGACAAAGTACAGAGGAAGATCTTTGTAG AATGCATCTGGTATCAAGGTTCCGAATTCTCCTTCTGA
- the LOC113273714 gene encoding UBP1-associated protein 2B-like → MENREIIQEIRKRADQDPAHCDLFVHGLDWETTSDQLNGIFSTYGDIIQCKIVVDRNTGKSKGYGFILYKHRKSVSKVLKEPLKKIGNRMVTCRLASNQPLQRKIFVGNVDSEISSTRLHSFFSQYGEIEDGPLGSDVNTGKFRGYAMFIYKTVQGARRAVEEPVKRFDGYMLYCQMATDQRQKLSHGVCGFPCVGVSAGFNTQNGAVQPYVQGIFSGAAQHVQPLFASGGQNPAPIMNPAFKNPQS, encoded by the exons ATGG AGAACAGAGAAATCATTCAAGAAATTCGTAAACGAGCTGATCAAGATCCGGCACATTGTGACTTGTTTGTTCATGGATTAGATTGGGAAACAACATCAGATCAACTCAATGGGATCTTCTCAACTTATGGTGATATCATACAATGTAAAATTGTTGTTGACAGAAACACAGGTAAATCGAAAGGGTATGGTTTCATACTATACAAACATCGAAAATCTGTTTCCAAAGTTTTGAAAGAACCTCTAAAAAAGATCGGCAATCGAATGGTGACTTGTCGGTTAGCTTCAAATCAACCACTGCAGAGGAAAATATTTGTAGGTAATGTGGACTCTGAGATTTCGAGTACGAGATTACACTCGTTTTTTTCCCAGTACGGGGAAATCGAAGATGGTCCATTGGGGTCTGATGTGAACACTGGGAAATTTAGAGGGTATGCCATGTTTATATATAAAACTGTTCAAGGAGCAAGAAGGGCTGTGGAAGAACCAGTTAAGAGGTTTGATGGATACATGTTGTATTGTCAAATGGCTACTGATCAAAGGCAAAAATTGAGTCATGGAGTTTGTGGGTTCCCATGTGTTGGTGTTAGTGCTGGTTTTAATACTCAAAATGGTGCTGTGCAACCTTACGTTCAGGGGATTTTCAGTGGTGCAGCGCAACATGTTCAACCTCTGTTTGCTTCCGGTGGTCAGAATCCAGCTCCTATAATGAACCCCGCTTTCAAGAATCCACAGTCATGA
- the LOC113273815 gene encoding vicilin-like seed storage protein At2g18540, with product MTNLEQQEERMEEHQRTEIPIGSQREQGQNNDIDYDRVSFHTAMTNSTDEGQRIGNEEPITACEGNMTIAELRQKLIIERKREEEGRANLIRQNDDLREENLRLQEQRSRSATRSRSRSNRSSSRHSQSNRRNDRRRQHMEVIEENSQEDKNLEDQRKRRCIIDSATNRYEHPRELLRRANTNCERKEEDPRQGQMILHGREMLRDKYEREREIARARDRQRRREEFEERELQSGLRHIDNRIRGRERHRIEEIDEGRVIPQEREILRHRYDRTGNEERHDRVQIEANTERRRRRREKTEQQEI from the coding sequence ATGACAAATCTTGAGCAACAAGAGGAAAGAATGGAAGAACATCAAAGAACAGAAATTCCAATTGGATCTCAGCGAGAACAAGGACAGAATaatgatatagattatgatagagtgagtttCCATACTGCGATGACGAATTCTACAGATGAAGGACAGAGAATTGGGAACGAAGAACCAATTACAGCGTGTGAAGGAAATATGACGATTGCAGAGCTTAGGCAAAAATTAATAattgaaagaaagagagaagaagagggGCGTGCGAATTTAAtccgtcaaaatgatgatttacgagaagagaatcttagattaCAAGAACAAAGGTCAAGGAGTGCTACACGCTCAAGATCAAGATCCAATAGGAGTTCTTCCCGACATAGCCAATCTAATCGAAGAAATGATAGGCGAAGGCAACATATGGAAGTCATTGAAGAAAACTCGCAAGAAGATAAAAATTTGGAAGATCAAAGGAAAAGGAGATGTATAATTGACTCAGCAACTAATCGATATGAACACCCACGCGAACTTCTTCGTCGTGCAAATACTAATTGTGAAAGGAAAGAAGAGGATCCAAGACAAGGACAAATGATATTACATGGTAGAGAAATGTTGAGAGACAAATATGAGCGCGAGCGAGAGATTGCACGTGCGAGAGATAGACagagaagaagggaagaattCGAAGAAAGAGAATTACAAAGCGGATTGCGTCATATTGATAATCGAATAAGGGGACGCGAGCGTCATCGTATAGAAGAAATAGATGAGGGTCGAGTTATaccacaagaaagagaaatattAAGACATCGATATGATCGCACAGGCAATGAAGAAAGACACGATAGAGTACAAATTGAAGCAAATACTGAAAGGCGTAGGCGAAGAAGAGAGAAAACTGAACAACAGGAGATATAA